A region of the Arachis hypogaea cultivar Tifrunner chromosome 15, arahy.Tifrunner.gnm2.J5K5, whole genome shotgun sequence genome:
aaaaattgcTCACACATGTGCACGTGAATCACATTTTTTCTTCGAATgaaaaataacaccaaacttTTTTAACCAtgacacataaattttttaattttggctcgaaaattttcaagattttgaatttgatgtattttatttttgtttcttcttattcttttttttccctctctttatacaaaatttatgtatttttatttataaagttaCGTATCTTTCTTTCAAAAGTTTGTAtttatggtaaaaaaataaataaataaaaataaaaagttgcataattccttaatttttttttgtttgattttttttattcttcttaaaaggtaaaataaaaaaaaattaaaagtgtgAAATAGAAAgatttataaaaataagaaaaaggaggaggacgAAGAGAGAAAAAATTcggaaaatatataaaacaaaaaataacaaaatatttgtaAACTGCGACACAATAGttttttagagagtaaagtgacaaatttgcattgatttttttcttttctcgttTACTAATATTATTGTGGAAGATAGAAAATAGAAGaggataataatgatgatgagtaaaatatataatagtgattataattataattatgagAGTGCCCAATGCCGAATTAGTACATGGCGCTActagtaataataaaaaagggAGTTGGTGACAACACGTGGCAGAAAAGAAGAGTGTTTTTTTTTGGGAATTTTCCCGCATAAATCCATTCTCAAAATCAAATTCCCTCTCTTGCCTTTTATTTGCCTTTTATTTTTGGTGACTGAacattaaaaagaaacaaaagaaataaaagaagcaAACACGTATAATTAAACTCAGCAGTTAAATATAGCACTGAATCTCAATATAATCAAACTCGGTAAACGTGTATAATCAAACTCATTATACATTTATAATCAAATACAGTTGTCAAATATAGCACTGAATTTTAGCATAATCAAACTCAACAAACACgtaatcaaactcaacaatcaaATATAGCACTGACCTGAATATAATCAAACTCGGTAAACATTTATAATCAAACTCATATTATAATCAAACTCATTAAACATATATAATCAAACTCTGTAGTCAAATATAGCACTAGACATGAGTATAATCAAACTTCAAAatatttataatcaaactcaAAGTATAATCAAACTTTGTAAATATGTAAACATGTATAATCAAAGTCAGAGTATAAtcaaagtatttttgaaaatgatattagtaaaaaaaattaaaaaaaggtaAAACACCTCTTAAAAAACACTTTAGACACTAAAAGAATTTATGCGTAAAATAAATTGTCGTGTATTTTGCTAAaaggatttaaatattttttaaattgttattagtcaaaataaaaagttaaaaacttacaaagaaagaaaagaagcaaGAAGGAGGAGCAAACACAAGTTCCAATGAAAAATAAGTTAGTTTGGCATTTTTACTATTCTTTGTTTTgatgttaaaaattaataattacttgCTTCCTTTGATTATACTCTGAGTTTAATTATAGATAATTTAAAGTTTGATTATACTCAAGTTTAATGCTATATTTgattattgagtttgattatacatgtttattgagtttgattataatttgagtttgattatacatGTTTATCGAGTTTGATTATATTCAGATTCAGTGCTATATTTGACTACTGAGTTTAATTATTTGTGTTTGCTGAGTTTGATTATGCTCAAGTTCAGTGTTATATTTGACTACTGTGtttgattataaattaaatttgattatacaTGTTTACCAAGTTTGATTATACTCAGATTAGGTGCTATATTTAATTCCTGAATTTGATTATACAGTATACATGTTTACCAAGTTTGATTATACTCAGATTAGGTGCTATATTTAATTCCTAAGTTTGATTATACGGGTTTGCTAAGTTTGATTATACTCAGATTAGGTGCTATATTTAATTCCTAAGTTTGATTATACGGGTTTGCTAAGTTTGATTATGGGTTTGATTATGCTCAAGTTCAATGTGTTTGATTATAAAGATTTTCTTATTTTGATtacattaaaatttgattatacaTGTTTACCAAGTTTAATTATATTCAAGTTCAGTGCTATATTTAACTGTTAAGTTTGATTATACCTGTTTGATGAATTTGATTATACCTGTGTGCTGAATTTGATTATGCTATTCACCACATGAATCTAGTTCAATGTCATGTTTACTTAAATGGTTTAATTATAGTTTAGttgaaaccaaaaataaattcaatCTGTCCTCTAACCCCTAACATTTCGACATATCTTAAATACTACCAGAACACTTATTTGAAAACAATTAATTAAAGCTAGTGCAATATGAAAATCACATATTTCTCGTAAAACGAGGGACTAAAAAAAACATTATAAACCGATAATACTCAATGTCTAAAGGACAACTCAACAAACTCTGTTTtgtaaaatgaaaaacaaaataaaccttgAACAAAGATTTTATCAGTGTCAGAAATGTATTACTTCCAAACTTCCAATAAACCTTGATCTAAAAAAGCCAATAAAAGACTGAATCCACTATGCTTGGAACAGAAGTCCACATCCTAATTCATTCTCCTGATAAGCTCATTGATGTAGTTCTCCCTGTTTCCGGCATCTCCTCCTTCAACATAgtggtttctcttcttcttcaggcCACCCAATGGAGCCTTGAGCTTAAATGGCCAAAGGAAGTTGTTTGCTTCCTTGAAATGTGATCCAACGGTTATGATCTCATGGATAAGATCTTCGATGCAGATGATTCCATGTTCGCCCAGTGCCTGAAGCGTCATCCAAGGAAAGCAGTGAGTAGATAGAATCCATTTGAATTGTATATTCTAATGCTAAAAATAATATTACAGACCTTCTCAATGATGGAATTGTCGGTTAGGGCAATTCTCTGCTTGTTCAGCTTACCAAAGCCCCTCTTGTAAATAAGCTCTTTTACACTCTTCAGATTTGGGTATCTACAAAAGGAGAGGAACTATTACGCTTAGCCCAAAAAATAAGGGATTCATCACATTCAAAAAGGCATGACGGCACAAGTTTACATACCCATAGGTCACATATGGTTCAACCCTGTGAAGCATGTTCATTGTGGCCTTGTTCACCTTCAGAAAGACACCATTGAAGATCTGTTGCAAAAAAGAAAACAGAGGCAAGGGAGTAAAACATTAGTATGGGTACTTTACACAGTGTAAATGGCAAGATTTCAAACAGATAGTATTACAAACAAGTACCAAAAACATTACATATTTTCTTAATTGACTATGTCAAACTTCCATGACACTATATAGCCTCAAGACTTTTGGGCAAATGCAGTGAAAACACACATAAAGCCAAAGAACAAAAACATTAACACTCCTTGGGGAACAAAACAAGTGACAGAGAGAGGTTTGAGAATATGAGAGCAGACGTGTTTACTCCCCATTTTTTGTGACTCAACAACAAACAAAAATCTGCCTGTTCTAACATAAATTGAATAGTGTTTAACAAACCAATAAACAGGGACTTGAATTCAAGTTGAAACACCTCAATGATCATCACATTAAACATGGTTATAAAACAACAGTCATGAACTGTACTACTAACACCAAGTAAACCATAACAACGCCCacacaagaaaataacacaataAAGCTCAACATTCAATGATTATAAGCAGTACCTGTCTCAACCTCAACAACTGCAAGATCTTTCTTGACTTGGGGTCCATGGCATTGATACTGAAAAAACACAACTAGAACAAGTAAGACCCAGATTACAGAATCGATTAAAACTTGGGACATAGTATTAATAGCATAAATATGGagtaacaaaggaaacaaacacATACCCACGGATACGGATGATAAACAGGAGCTTAGCCTCTGGATCAACATAGAATCCA
Encoded here:
- the LOC112751605 gene encoding large ribosomal subunit protein uL30y isoform X1, with amino-acid sequence MAEMGEEVKAIVPESVLKKQKREEEWALKKKEELNAAKKKRAESRKLIYRRAKQYANEYQEQEKQLIQLKREAKLKGGFYVDPEAKLLFIIRIRGINAMDPKSRKILQLLRLRQIFNGVFLKVNKATMNMLHRVEPYVTYGYPNLKSVKELIYKRGFGKLNKQRIALTDNSIIEKALGEHGIICIEDLIHEIITVGSHFKEANNFLWPFKLKAPLGGLKKKRNHYVEGGDAGNRENYINELIRRMN
- the LOC112751605 gene encoding large ribosomal subunit protein uL30y isoform X2, which gives rise to MGEEVKAIVPESVLKKQKREEEWALKKKEELNAAKKKRAESRKLIYRRAKQYANEYQEQEKQLIQLKREAKLKGGFYVDPEAKLLFIIRIRGINAMDPKSRKILQLLRLRQIFNGVFLKVNKATMNMLHRVEPYVTYGYPNLKSVKELIYKRGFGKLNKQRIALTDNSIIEKALGEHGIICIEDLIHEIITVGSHFKEANNFLWPFKLKAPLGGLKKKRNHYVEGGDAGNRENYINELIRRMN